In Nymphaea colorata isolate Beijing-Zhang1983 chromosome 5, ASM883128v2, whole genome shotgun sequence, one genomic interval encodes:
- the LOC116254931 gene encoding uncharacterized protein LOC116254931 isoform X1: MEGRSITMEFEIRRREIGFSRPRLFAQRVGGLEDLIKRMDLYVKLSAHDGCVNTVHFNPTGDLLVSGSDDKQIIFWNWAQKMKKFSYYSGHEDNVFQARVMPFTNNCSVITSAADGQVRFGQIMENGRVETKQLGEHDGRVHKLAIEPGSPYIFYSCGEDGVVQRFDLRCPPATKLFTCSLLTENGHSNRNIQLNAIVIDPHNPNHFTVAGFDEYARVYDVRNYQCDASSNRDRPLDTFSPNHLIGNDNVHITGLAYSNMSELLVSYNDELVYLFQKDMGMGPNPKSIPAEKLQELDHPQAYIGHRNSQTVKGVSFFGPNDEYVISGSDCGHIFMWRKKGGELLRIMLGDMHIVNCLEPHPCMTVLATSGIEKNVKLWSPIARDIIPLPDNVKEIMESNRQGREDRSRITLTPDVIMRVLRLQRRQTFAYIERRYSRADFDFDEDDDGEAYVLGISDSDAASDEDPSSNPRECNIT; this comes from the exons GATCTTATTAAGCGGATGGATCTCTATGTAAAGTTATCTGCTCATGATGGTTGTGTAAATACTGTGCATTTCAATCCTACTGGAGATCTTCTTGTTTCAGGTTCTGATGACAAGCAGATTATATTTTGGAACTGGGCAcagaagatgaaaaagttttcaTATTATTCTGGGCATGAAGATAATGTCTTTCAAGCTCGTGTCATGCCTTTCACCAATAATTGTAGCGTAATAACATCTGCTGCTGATGGGCAg GTTAGATTTGGGCAGATTATGGAGAATGGGAGAGTTGAGACAAAACAATTAGGCGAGCATGATGGTCGTGTGCACAAGCTTGCGATAGAACCAGGAAGTCCGTACATATTTTACAGCTGCGGGGAAGATGGTGTAGTACAACGT TTTGATCTTCGATGCCCTCCTGCCACCAAGCTTTTTACTTGCTCTTTGTTAACAGAGAATGGACATTCCAACAGGAACATACAGTTAAATGCAATTGTTATTGACCCTCACAATCCAAACCATTTCACAGTAGCTGGCTTTGATGAATATGCCCGTGTCTATGACGTAAGGAACTATCAATGTGATGCATCAAGCAATAGAGATCGACCATTAGACACATTTTCACCAAATCACCTGATTGGTAATGATAATGTTCACATCACAGGGCTAGCATATTCTAACATGAGTGAGTTACTTGTCTCCTATAATGATGAGCTCGTCTACCTGTTCCAAAAGGATATGGGAATGGGGCCAAACCCAAAGTCAATCCCGGCTGAGAAGTTGCAGGAACTGGACCATCCACAGGCTTACATAGGTCACCGAAATTCGCAAACTGTTAAAGGTGTGAGTTTCTTCGGCCCTAATGATGAGTATGTCATTAGTGGTTCAGACTGCGGTCATATATTCAtgtggaggaagaaaggaggtgAACTACTTCGCATAATGCTTGGTGACATGCATATTGTGAATTGCCTTGAGCCTCACCCTTGCATGACTGTTCTTGCAACCAGTGGAATAGAGAAGAATGTCAAGCTCTGGTCACCAATTGCTAGGGATATCATTCCATTGCCTGACAATGTGAAAGAG ATTATGGAATCAAACAGACAAGGCAGAGAAGATCGTTCACGCATAACACTAACTCCTGATGTAATTATGCGTGTGCTAAGGCTGCAGAGAAGACAGACATTTGCATACATTGAAAGGAGATATTCAAGAgcagattttgattttgatgaggATGATGACGGGGAGGCTTATGTCTTAGGAATTTCTGATAGTGATGCAGCATCTGATGAAGATCCTTCTTCAAATCCTAGAGAGTGCAACATTACCTAG
- the LOC116254931 gene encoding uncharacterized protein LOC116254931 isoform X2, translating into MELRLCICIFVYCVMLWASMFQLIELDLIKRMDLYVKLSAHDGCVNTVHFNPTGDLLVSGSDDKQIIFWNWAQKMKKFSYYSGHEDNVFQARVMPFTNNCSVITSAADGQVRFGQIMENGRVETKQLGEHDGRVHKLAIEPGSPYIFYSCGEDGVVQRFDLRCPPATKLFTCSLLTENGHSNRNIQLNAIVIDPHNPNHFTVAGFDEYARVYDVRNYQCDASSNRDRPLDTFSPNHLIGNDNVHITGLAYSNMSELLVSYNDELVYLFQKDMGMGPNPKSIPAEKLQELDHPQAYIGHRNSQTVKGVSFFGPNDEYVISGSDCGHIFMWRKKGGELLRIMLGDMHIVNCLEPHPCMTVLATSGIEKNVKLWSPIARDIIPLPDNVKEIMESNRQGREDRSRITLTPDVIMRVLRLQRRQTFAYIERRYSRADFDFDEDDDGEAYVLGISDSDAASDEDPSSNPRECNIT; encoded by the exons GATCTTATTAAGCGGATGGATCTCTATGTAAAGTTATCTGCTCATGATGGTTGTGTAAATACTGTGCATTTCAATCCTACTGGAGATCTTCTTGTTTCAGGTTCTGATGACAAGCAGATTATATTTTGGAACTGGGCAcagaagatgaaaaagttttcaTATTATTCTGGGCATGAAGATAATGTCTTTCAAGCTCGTGTCATGCCTTTCACCAATAATTGTAGCGTAATAACATCTGCTGCTGATGGGCAg GTTAGATTTGGGCAGATTATGGAGAATGGGAGAGTTGAGACAAAACAATTAGGCGAGCATGATGGTCGTGTGCACAAGCTTGCGATAGAACCAGGAAGTCCGTACATATTTTACAGCTGCGGGGAAGATGGTGTAGTACAACGT TTTGATCTTCGATGCCCTCCTGCCACCAAGCTTTTTACTTGCTCTTTGTTAACAGAGAATGGACATTCCAACAGGAACATACAGTTAAATGCAATTGTTATTGACCCTCACAATCCAAACCATTTCACAGTAGCTGGCTTTGATGAATATGCCCGTGTCTATGACGTAAGGAACTATCAATGTGATGCATCAAGCAATAGAGATCGACCATTAGACACATTTTCACCAAATCACCTGATTGGTAATGATAATGTTCACATCACAGGGCTAGCATATTCTAACATGAGTGAGTTACTTGTCTCCTATAATGATGAGCTCGTCTACCTGTTCCAAAAGGATATGGGAATGGGGCCAAACCCAAAGTCAATCCCGGCTGAGAAGTTGCAGGAACTGGACCATCCACAGGCTTACATAGGTCACCGAAATTCGCAAACTGTTAAAGGTGTGAGTTTCTTCGGCCCTAATGATGAGTATGTCATTAGTGGTTCAGACTGCGGTCATATATTCAtgtggaggaagaaaggaggtgAACTACTTCGCATAATGCTTGGTGACATGCATATTGTGAATTGCCTTGAGCCTCACCCTTGCATGACTGTTCTTGCAACCAGTGGAATAGAGAAGAATGTCAAGCTCTGGTCACCAATTGCTAGGGATATCATTCCATTGCCTGACAATGTGAAAGAG ATTATGGAATCAAACAGACAAGGCAGAGAAGATCGTTCACGCATAACACTAACTCCTGATGTAATTATGCGTGTGCTAAGGCTGCAGAGAAGACAGACATTTGCATACATTGAAAGGAGATATTCAAGAgcagattttgattttgatgaggATGATGACGGGGAGGCTTATGTCTTAGGAATTTCTGATAGTGATGCAGCATCTGATGAAGATCCTTCTTCAAATCCTAGAGAGTGCAACATTACCTAG